A window of Ranitomeya variabilis isolate aRanVar5 chromosome 2, aRanVar5.hap1, whole genome shotgun sequence contains these coding sequences:
- the LOC143805539 gene encoding glutamine amidotransferase-like class 1 domain-containing protein 3, mitochondrial has protein sequence MSKQVAVILCGCGVYDGSEVHESSAVFVHLSRDGAQYVAFAPNIDQMHVVDHVKGQPSEEKRNVLTESARIARGNVKDLKDLKVSEFDAIIIPGGFGVAKNLSTWATQGKDCSVIKPIEDAIRGFHDAKKPIGLCCISPVLAAKILPGCEVTVGSDKECDKWPYAGTAGAIEQLGCKHVNKQVNEVHIDAKNKLVTTCAFMSNSPLHEIFDGIGEMVKAVLKLS, from the exons ATGAGCAAGCAGGTGGCCGTGATCCTCTGTGGCTGTGGGGTGTATGATGGCAGTGAGGTCCACGAGTCCTCTGCAGTGTTTGTCCATCTGAGCAGAGATGGGGCACAG TATGTTGCATTTGCGCCAAACATAGACCAGATGCACGTGGTGGACCATGTAAAAGGCCAACCCTCCGAGGAGAAACGGAATGTGCTAACAGAGAGCGCTCGCATTGCAAGAGGAAACGTGAAAGATCTTAAGGATCTAAAAGTCAGTGAATTTGATGCAATCATCATACCAG GAGGTTTTGGAGTTGCTAAAAATCTTTCTACTTGGGCGACTCAAGGGAAGGACTGCTCAGTGATAAAACCCATTGAAGACGCTATAAGAGGATTTCATGATGCCAAGAAGCCCATTGGCTTGTGTTGTATCTCACCCGTATTAGCTGCCAAAATTCTACCAGGATGTGAAGTCACAGTTGGGTCGGATAAAGAGTGTGACAA GTGGCCATATGCAGGAACGGCAGGAGCCATTGAACAGCTGGGCTGTAAACATGTCAACAAACAGGTCAACGAAGTCCACATAGATGCGAAGAATAAGCTGGTCACAACGTGCGCCTTCATGAGTAACAGCCCGCTACACGAGATATTTGATGGCATTGGGGAAATGGTTAAAGCCGTGCTCAAGCTGAGTTAA